The Botrytis cinerea B05.10 chromosome 6, complete sequence region TCCTGCTCCACCGTATGGTCTCAATCGCTCACCACCGCATCACTTCTTGCTTCGTCTGAAAGACTTTCCCCCAAGTATACAGGATTTACTGGTAGTAGGCTCGACAGCATCCACGGATATCAACCTCTTCACCAAATCGAGCGCACCGCTAACTACTGATAAACCCTCAGACAGAGTAACAGGGGTATTCACGATGACTGAAATGGCCGACGACTCTTTCAGAGCTCAGCTTCCTGCAACATCAAGCGGAGGGTTTGGGGATACCTCTCCCATTGGTTTTGCGCTTGACCTATCAAGTACTACGAAGATCTGGAAGCCGATTCCCGGCGATGAGGAGATCGATGAATCACCTTACCCCGCGCCTGCTCTTATGGTTTTGAATAACGAAGGTGTCTTGGCTTCTTGGTGGATCATCTACAATGACTCGATTCGACAGAAAACTATTTATCCAGGTCTAGTTGCTGCTGAAGGGGTGGCTCCTTCGCAACAGGCTACCACATCAGCACCTGCTTTTGCCAGTACTTCAAGTCAACCTTTCGGAAGTCAAGCTCCTACAAACTCGGCATTTGGGAAACCAGCAATTCCTGCTGGAACAGGCGCTTTCGGGTCGTCCTCTGCTATGGGCAAGACACAGTCGCCATGGGGTGCCCAGGGCGGTCAGGCTGGTCAAGCATTTGGAACGCCAAGTTTCGGTACTCCATCAATGGCCCCTCCTGCAGCACAAGCAGGTCCAGCTTTCGGCGCGCCAGCTTTTGGCACACCATCCGCTCCGGCATTCGGACAATCGGGTCTGCCAGGGCGACAATCAGTATGGGGTTCAACAAATACTGCCGCACCAAGCACAGGCACAGCTTTTGGTCAATCAAGTGCTTTAGGGGCATCTCAGCCTGTCTTTGGCTCAAGTGCTGCTACTGGAAGCAAGCCTCAGCCGTCTGGAGGATTTGCTAATTTTGCAAATCAAGGTGGTTTCGCAGCTGCAGCTGCCCCAGCCACCGGAGGAAGTATATTTGGTTCTAAACCTGCCGCGTTGCCCACCACTGGTGGTGGCGTTTTTGGTTCTACTAACAACAACGCTCCAAGTACTAGTGGCGGAATGTTTGGTTCTAGTAACACTAGCAATACTGCACAATCTAGCAGTCTCTTTGGAGGTGCCGGTAAAACCGAGCAGCAGTCTTCGTCAAGTGCTTTCGGGGGAAGTAAGTTTGTTATTGGTTCCACGTTCAAGGCCGATACTTCCAAAGAATCTGAGCCAGATAATACGACTGCAACAAAGAGTTCGTTTTTTGGGGGTGGAGCCTTTGGTAACGCTTTGAAGGAGGCAGAGAAGACCCCTGCTGTGCAAACACCTGTTTCAAAAGATGCAGATATGGACGCttcagaagcagaagaacaGACAAAACCTCAATCCGCAACTCCAAGTTCAACCCCTGCCCCGGCAAAGTCTTCATTCTTTAACACAACAGCCCCCGCTACTGGTGGTGGACTTTTTGGTTCCGCTTCTGGATCTACAAAACCAAACCCTTTCGCAAGCACCGAAGTGAAAGCGACTCCAAATCCTTTCGCAGCCCCGGCTAAACCCACCCAAAATCCCTTCGCCGCGGCTTTACCTCCAGCTCCTTCTTCACCACCTGTGACGATAAAACAAGAACCAAGCGATAGAATGCCCGAAGCTCCTCTGCCCCCAGACCCAACAAGTAAATCCAGCTACACTGTTGGCGAAACGTCTGCCTCTGAGAATGATGCACCACTTCCTCCGGACTTCACACCTAAACCTAAATCCGTAGCTAAAGATGTTCCTGCCTCTGAAAAGGAGAATGATGCACCCTTACCACCCGATTTTGTTCTAAAGCCTAAACCCACTCAAACTGAAATACCACCTCCAATCAAAAAAGACACTCAGTCGCCGGCCGAAGCACCAGCACCTGAATCTCCAACAGACGATATTCCTGGTGGcccagatgatgaaggtgatgattctgatttccttacagaagatgaagacgacgACCAGAGCAAAGAACCTAGTGAAGAGGGAAGCGGGGAGGATCTCGGAAAGCTAGATAGCCCAACACCTGAGAATAATGTCACGCCAAGCCCAACACCTCAGAACTCCTTCGGTGGCAACCAGAAAGCCAAAGCAGACACCAGTCCTTTCACAAAAGTACAAAAGCCGCCCTCGTTTGGACAATCGAGGGGTCTCTTCGGGGAGATTAGTGCTGCTCCCAAATTACCGCCGCCAACAGGCCCTATAATTCCTCCATCACCTCGGTCACCTAGCCCTGTGAGAACGGCTGTTCCGCCACGAATGATGCGCCCCGATACGTCAAGATCTGCTAGTGCGCCAGGATTTGCATCACAATTATTAAACGCACAAAAGCCATCGGGACGAGCAATTACACCTACGCAAAGCACTTTTGCGACATCTGTTGAGCAAGAAAAAGCACAGGAACAGCGACGTCTCGAGGCCAGAGCAAGAAAAGAGGCAGAGGAAACTAGAACACTCgtcgatgatgaagatgataagATGCAAAGATTCCTCACAGAGGATATCGAAGCCACGAGGACGTTGGACGAATTTGTCGCCTATTCTGATGTTAAATCACCTGAAAAGGGTGACAGTATTCCGGCTCAGGTAGAAATTTTATACCGTGATATAAATTCTATGATCGATACTCTTGGTCTCAATGCAAAGGCTTTGAAGTCCTTCATCAAAGGGCATACTGAGCAACTGAAAGAAGACAGGGGCAGACAGgatcttgaagatgatgaaacaTGGTCCCTAGATGAAATAGAAGCCCTTTCCTATATCGTGGAAAAAGATCTAGCACGCGAACTCGAAATGGGTAGAATTCAAGATGTGGATGACAAAATCGAAACTTGCGAAAATATCGAGAAGGAAACGGTCAAATTAAGACAAAGATTCGAGGAGGTCAAAAAGACGGTTCAGTCACATACACACCCTGATCAGGTAGCGATAGCTCGAGCACAACCTCTCAACGCCGAGCAAGCCGCACAGCAACATGATCTTCGTCGAGATTACTTGAAGTTTCAAAAACTCCTCTCTGAAGCCGAAGAAGGCCTCACTGTCCTCAGAGCTAAAATTGCATCTCAGGATTCCATCGGGAATGCGAAAACTACAGCTCCTACCGTCGAAGCGATCATGCGTACCATCACCAAAATGACTTCAATGGCAGAAAAACGCAGCGGTGATGTCGATGTCCTCGAAAACCAGATGCGCAAAATGAGATTCAATACCACCAGTCGAGAATCATCGCCCTCCTTGAGAACGCCGcagaaaaatacaaatagatTAAGTATGAGAGTCAACACACCCGGTACCTCGAACTCAAGTAGACTTTTCTACACACCGGAAAGTCAATTTAAGGGTTCGGCCTCGAGAAGATTAGGCGGATCGACTTTTATGATGAGCGGTTCGGGCTCGATTTATGGAAGTCCCAGCCCGAGAAAGAAGGTCAGTGGGTACAGTACTGAAGAGAAATCGGAAATAAGTGAAGCggcgaagaggaagagggaagcGAGGGACAAATTGAGAAGAGCGGTTCAAGGAGCGGGAGTCAAGGTTAAGCCTTTTGAGGATGAGTAAATGAGAGTCGAGAAGGTGGATGAGGAGATGTGACGTATGTTTTTTGTATGGCCTGGCATATCCTTTAAGAGATACTATGGGATGAGAAAAAGATGAGACAAGGCGTTTATAATGTTTAtgttgatgggatggaattagggggggggggggggggagaatACTTTAGGAACTTGTTCATATGCagcatggatggatatgagaACGAAGAAGTGATATGAGaatttgatagatggatgttTGTGTGTAACAATACCATTACTGATACCAGTACCGTAGCTACTAGTTAGTGCCTCGTTCTAATGGATATGATTGAACGAGATTAACGAGTCAAAGAATTTGTATGCCTGAGATATGTTGGGCCCCTCCCTTTTCTTCGGCTAAAGAATACGGAATGGGTAGATACAGTGCTCAATTACATCATTAGATTTAAGAACGGGAGACCATCAAGGAGCGTATAGCATTGCACGTACATGTCACCTCAAAGCAAAGCATCACACCCCGTCACATAATCACGCGGTCCACAAAACACAAGCAATGATTCATAATCTGCTTTTTTTCCTACATGCTATCTATCCCAGCTGTCTAAACGCCATATTAAGAGATCATCAGCCGGAGGTTCTCGGGTGTATTGATTCCATCAAATTCTGATTTTATCTTAATCTGAGTTCGTATGAGACTTTTAGAAAAGATGCTCGATCCATTTCATAATGTATGATTCTCATGTTCTCACAAGAAAATTAGGGTTcgcatcatccatccacaccgAGTTGTCCAAAGGCTCTTAGCCCCTTCGTTCTTCCAAGCCCTCGTCTATTCACCCAGAAACCAAACCCACTCATTGCTCATTTCGTCATTCGTGTATGCTAATgaccaaaattcaagaagccCTTGCCttgaaaattttgaatgGGCCGATGGTATCGCACTTGAGACCATAAAGAACAAGTATAGTGTATCATATAACCGACGAAAGATGCAAAAGTGGTTGATGAAAAAATCTCTgtatgaagaaagaaaaagacaaagaAAATCCCCAGGCCAAACGCCAATACTACTATGAATTTATTGAGAAGCACATTGGACACGTTCGCCTCCTTGACCATCTTCGTCGTCTTCGTCCATGGCACCGGCGCCTGAGGCTCTAGCTTGTTGACTGGCATCGACATCTTCGAGATCGGCAACTTCGGTCATTGCATCGGCAGGTGGTGTAGTACCTTCTGGCGCGGGTGGAAGAATGGTCTTAAGGGCCTCGAACGCTGCAGGATCGGTGGTCCAGTTCTTCTCTGGGAATTTGACATCAAATTGGATGTACAAGTTTCCGTGATCGTGGTGGCGATATGAAGGCATACCCTGGCCACGGATCATCTTGACACTTCCTATAAGACTGTTAAACAAATTCAAGGTTGGCGCATTGGAATTTATTGCTTACCTGGGCTGATAACTTCTCCTGGAAGGATCTCAACACTCAACCATCGCTCATCCAAATGTTCGACAAAGATGGTTCCACCAGCAAGGGCAGTCGAAAGATCAACTTCAGCGTGGAAAAACAAATCGTCGTCTTTGCGTTGGAAACGGTCATGCGGTTTCTgctcaatctcaaaaacaaCATCACCTGGTTGTACTCCTGGTGTTTGATCACCCTCGCCTCTGAAGTCGATCTTGTGTCCACTGCGAACACCTCTGTCGACATGGACGTGCAACACCTTTCTTTCCACGGTAGTCTTCTTACCATTGCAACCCTTGCACTTGTCCTTCTCACGGATGatctctccctccccattACAGTCAGGGCAGACAGTCTGGAAACGTTGGATCATAGGTCCCATCTGGCGCATCATTGTCTTCATACCATGACCGTCACATCCAGCACACTTCTTAACGGCGCCTTCCTTTCCACCTCGTCCCTCGCACTTAGGGCAGATAACGGATTTCTGGAGAGCGAGTTTTGAGACTTTTCCGCGATAGATGTCCTCAAGTGAAACTTTGTGGACGTGATGAATGGTACGGGCCTTTGGTGGACCACGTTGTTGCatgccaccaccaccaccgaaCATACCTCCGAATCCACCACCGCCAAATGCAGAACCGCCACCGAAGAATTGTGAGAACAAATCTTCGGCATTCATTCCACCggctcctccaccaccttccAATCCTTCTTCGCCATATTGATCATAGATTTGGCGCTTCTGGGGATCCGAGAGAATTTCGTATGCTCTGGAGATTTCCTTGAACTTTTCCTCGGCGTCGGGGTTGTGTTGATTCTTGTCTGTTGGTTGAATGTCAGACTCACGTCTCGGAAgtgagggaaagaagaaaaggacaTCAAGAGGGGAAAATCTGGGGATTGACTAACCTGGATGATGTTTCAAAGCCCCGACTTTATATGCTTTCTTGAGTTCTGCTTCAGTGGCAGTTGGTGCAACCTATTTTTTGAGGTGAGCATTGTTCTCCGAATGAGAGAGGAATGAAACCTTACACTTAACAGCTCGTATAACTTGGTATCCTTGACCATTTTGTATGTTGGTGTAGAGAAAAGATCTCTctaaattgattttctttgtgTGTTTGGGTTTGTGATTCTGGTCGGTGAGAGGCTTTAAGTACAACGTCTAATAAGGCTCTTCGGTATCCTGGAGGTTGTGGTAGAAGAAGTGTTAGCCATCCGAGAGTCGCGTCAAACTAAGCCAGCCAGTGTCATGATGGGCCCGTAGAATCGCATAGATAAGTATGCCAATACAACTCATCATGGTACGATAGCACATAGTGAGATGCCACCATAGACAAGCTGCATGACTAGAATTGTGGAAACCATAAATTACTTACAACTGGGCACTGTTCACGACTCGGCGCACAGTAGGGAAGTTTGAGGGAAGAACAGCAAGAGTTGCTTTCTTTCTCGAGGAGATAGATGTCAGACTCAAGAACTCAGAGTGGAAGAGGGCGAGAGGAGACTGATTGGAAATGGCGATGAATGATTtcgaaagggaaagaaaggtaaGCAGGTAAGATTTTTCTGGATGGACTAAATAAATAGGTATGGGATGGATTGAATGagattctttcaattcttcttcttcttcttcttcttcttggtatTAGGATTTAGTTTTAGTTTTGCCCTGCACTCGTTACTTGGGATTTATCTAGTAaggaggaagggaagggggaCAGAAGacggaagaaggaagaagcgCGGGCAAAACATTTTAGAATCTCAAAGAAGGGTCTCGAAAATGGACAAGGATTGGGAATGTTTTCTTTGGGGGAAATCAGGAAAATGGGAAAGTGTGCCCCTCCTAAATAGGACCCTCAATCTGCATTTTATACACGGGAG contains the following coding sequences:
- the Bcnup159 gene encoding Bcnup159; its protein translation is MAFSFGNPGGGSLSGGPTGGATGRSVQLGPELEDIQTTALHFHALAGESKLQLLPSAWPADNPPPPTSSLLSISSRRGLLAAAGPDAIVVARTASVEKAFEGTGSGNFKSFQPELRIPMPMRVSQLAFSADDAYLILSAETGGGLAVYDVDALLNGSTQTAFEIPTNGESLRALVPNPTREKGELLAVVTGDGNLMMANLKDRAFKPGPNGQVLRSGVSCVSWSTKGKQLVAGLGDGSAVQMTPEGEIKAEIPKPPGLNDGDHVSSITWLENNVFLLVHTPSNFDPSNAPESKFHLATRQPPAIFTFQKLTDPAPPYGLNRSPPHHFLLRLKDFPPSIQDLLVVGSTASTDINLFTKSSAPLTTDKPSDRVTGVFTMTEMADDSFRAQLPATSSGGFGDTSPIGFALDLSSTTKIWKPIPGDEEIDESPYPAPALMVLNNEGVLASWWIIYNDSIRQKTIYPGLVAAEGVAPSQQATTSAPAFASTSSQPFGSQAPTNSAFGKPAIPAGTGAFGSSSAMGKTQSPWGAQGGQAGQAFGTPSFGTPSMAPPAAQAGPAFGAPAFGTPSAPAFGQSGLPGRQSVWGSTNTAAPSTGTAFGQSSALGASQPVFGSSAATGSKPQPSGGFANFANQGGFAAAAAPATGGSIFGSKPAALPTTGGGVFGSTNNNAPSTSGGMFGSSNTSNTAQSSSLFGGAGKTEQQSSSSAFGGSKFVIGSTFKADTSKESEPDNTTATKSSFFGGGAFGNALKEAEKTPAVQTPVSKDADMDASEAEEQTKPQSATPSSTPAPAKSSFFNTTAPATGGGLFGSASGSTKPNPFASTEVKATPNPFAAPAKPTQNPFAAALPPAPSSPPVTIKQEPSDRMPEAPLPPDPTSKSSYTVGETSASENDAPLPPDFTPKPKSVAKDVPASEKENDAPLPPDFVLKPKPTQTEIPPPIKKDTQSPAEAPAPESPTDDIPGGPDDEGDDSDFLTEDEDDDQSKEPSEEGSGEDLGKLDSPTPENNVTPSPTPQNSFGGNQKAKADTSPFTKVQKPPSFGQSRGLFGEISAAPKLPPPTGPIIPPSPRSPSPVRTAVPPRMMRPDTSRSASAPGFASQLLNAQKPSGRAITPTQSTFATSVEQEKAQEQRRLEARARKEAEETRTLVDDEDDKMQRFLTEDIEATRTLDEFVAYSDVKSPEKGDSIPAQVEILYRDINSMIDTLGLNAKALKSFIKGHTEQLKEDRGRQDLEDDETWSLDEIEALSYIVEKDLARELEMGRIQDVDDKIETCENIEKETVKLRQRFEEVKKTVQSHTHPDQVAIARAQPLNAEQAAQQHDLRRDYLKFQKLLSEAEEGLTVLRAKIASQDSIGNAKTTAPTVEAIMRTITKMTSMAEKRSGDVDVLENQMRKMRFNTTSRESSPSLRTPQKNTNRLSMRVNTPGTSNSSRLFYTPESQFKGSASRRLGGSTFMMSGSGSIYGSPSPRKKVSGYSTEEKSEISEAAKRKREARDKLRRAVQGAGVKVKPFEDE